In the Prevotella sp. E2-28 genome, one interval contains:
- a CDS encoding DUF4846 domain-containing protein, translating into MGYWILFGSKTSNPNNYKTIGDIPEPWGYERIKGDDMAYTYFMRSLPLKGRGAKVQLYTGGDSRFQSLNYAVIDMPLLSNAEQCADVCMRLRAEYLFQANQYGRIRFQNVNGKKLAYGGGSSRKAFERYLRNLYGVASTFSLSREMRTRRLADMQPGDVFVYPARYGQKYGHAVMVVDVAVNKYGKKAFLLAEGNTPAREIHVMRNFENPFRSPWFMLDEDADNLILSVFHFKATDLKHF; encoded by the coding sequence GTGGGATATTGGATTCTTTTCGGCAGCAAGACAAGTAATCCCAATAACTACAAGACCATTGGCGATATTCCTGAACCATGGGGATATGAGCGCATCAAAGGTGATGATATGGCTTACACTTATTTTATGCGAAGCCTGCCCCTTAAAGGACGTGGGGCAAAAGTTCAACTCTACACTGGTGGTGATAGCCGGTTCCAATCTCTCAACTATGCCGTGATAGATATGCCGTTACTATCAAATGCAGAGCAGTGTGCAGACGTGTGCATGCGATTAAGAGCGGAATATTTGTTTCAGGCAAACCAATATGGCCGCATTCGTTTCCAAAATGTCAATGGCAAGAAGCTGGCCTATGGTGGTGGTAGTTCTCGTAAAGCATTCGAACGGTATCTGCGGAACCTTTATGGAGTGGCCAGCACCTTTTCACTGAGTCGTGAGATGAGGACGAGACGTTTAGCAGACATGCAACCAGGCGATGTTTTTGTGTATCCTGCGCGATATGGTCAGAAATATGGCCACGCTGTAATGGTGGTAGACGTGGCAGTGAACAAGTACGGTAAAAAGGCATTTCTATTAGCAGAAGGGAATACTCCAGCACGCGAGATCCATGTTATGCGTAATTTCGAGAATCCATTCCGTTCACCATGGTTCATGCTGGATGAAGATGCGGATAACTTGATACTATCCGTTTTCCACTTCAAAGCAACTGACTTGAAGCATTTCTAG
- a CDS encoding M48 family metallopeptidase — MDRNRQIRNLVTNVLFRILLFLVYYIGLIALGLAIIVGIAYASFAWLPDILIAVSNIRLIILCVIFWAGLCSFALVFGAYLVKPLFSSTKNINNQRVEVSEKDCPRLFAMIQDIAKGVGTKMPKHVYLTTDVNACVFYNTTFWSIFFPVRKNLEIGLGLFEGLSEDELKSIIAHEFGHFSQNSMKVGSTVYVANSVIYDLINTKDSWDRMIENWRDSTNQIWATFGLLTDNMTNWVKSLTYDMYKFVQRPYMALSRQMEFDADTISCNYVGIENFVSAMYKVEKISSSAQLYQHILGNLVSENKIIANYFKGKIITDARNPEAINTGIKYDVPITEYKDTRMVKSRVEIKDIWNSHPSLEDRIKNAKETGIVKSPGACLSAWELVPEDIIKKVSDRFLAIVWNNHQEEKLDVLSDDQYDKWVDDFFKTSFINAQMRPYFNRRIVPFSLDEIKVEEPIENPFTQANGLLLEQFKVAWKDLELLEQISSNQIEVDRIKYDGTIYEDEVHPYGEQKKYVDEMVKKVGEVDKDIYHYLSYNAKDEDRKWLCRLYEILFYSYHINNITPQLMQGRDSFYHELSRNIERNEEQFAFLSANLSSYIRDVQATIKQYDYAALSGIYPEEHLIKAHEFAKEEIVLDDGISGELVNTVFQIVGEMYIAHKELEERVTYTLAKIADVFLTKGKIIMPSETDGSEADEAPEEGNTESANEEEIHDGNDDPFGASELASNNLQEDIDENSGSMRVLFIVLAIVVIGGIGYSIFDNNNHSTTNNIVAESLQDYEEQDPVPQQYNNIVEEDEQQTLAENEITDGNVIIAIPTGVVAVKQDVGDGTFVYDLVNDKENPVYAIRVLSSYSKTFSNNEFEQIWAQAKQQNEEGTVSADYGQLVKGSVGNMESYSRTTTYHGESDSYWRLIVLNNFMTGQIAILSCWYSNENDIPIDKIVAGIRF; from the coding sequence ATGGACAGAAACAGGCAGATTCGGAATCTTGTAACAAACGTTTTGTTTAGAATTCTTCTATTCCTAGTCTATTACATCGGTTTAATTGCTCTTGGACTGGCAATTATAGTAGGAATTGCATATGCATCATTTGCATGGCTTCCGGATATTTTGATTGCAGTTTCTAATATTCGCTTAATTATCTTATGCGTTATTTTTTGGGCTGGTCTTTGCTCTTTTGCCCTAGTTTTTGGAGCCTATCTTGTTAAACCATTGTTTTCTTCAACCAAGAATATAAATAATCAACGCGTAGAAGTCTCAGAGAAGGATTGCCCAAGATTATTTGCAATGATTCAAGATATTGCAAAGGGAGTTGGAACAAAGATGCCCAAGCATGTTTACTTGACAACAGATGTAAATGCCTGTGTTTTCTACAACACTACTTTCTGGAGTATTTTTTTCCCTGTTAGGAAGAACCTGGAGATTGGCTTAGGTCTTTTTGAAGGACTTAGTGAAGATGAACTTAAATCTATTATAGCTCATGAATTTGGCCATTTTTCCCAAAATAGCATGAAGGTTGGCTCAACGGTGTATGTAGCTAACTCTGTTATTTATGATCTGATAAATACAAAGGATAGTTGGGACAGAATGATTGAGAATTGGCGAGATTCTACTAATCAGATTTGGGCTACTTTTGGATTATTGACTGATAATATGACAAATTGGGTTAAGTCATTAACCTACGACATGTATAAGTTTGTCCAAAGGCCCTACATGGCATTATCCCGTCAGATGGAATTCGATGCAGACACGATATCATGTAACTATGTTGGAATTGAGAATTTCGTTTCAGCCATGTATAAAGTTGAAAAGATCTCTAGTTCTGCACAATTATACCAGCATATCCTAGGAAACTTGGTCAGTGAGAACAAGATCATTGCCAACTATTTCAAAGGTAAAATAATCACAGATGCAAGAAATCCTGAAGCCATAAATACAGGCATCAAATATGATGTGCCAATAACGGAATATAAAGACACGAGGATGGTCAAATCTAGAGTCGAAATTAAGGACATTTGGAACTCCCATCCATCCTTGGAAGACAGAATCAAAAATGCCAAGGAAACTGGTATAGTGAAATCCCCTGGAGCATGTCTATCTGCTTGGGAGCTTGTACCTGAGGACATCATTAAAAAAGTGTCTGATAGGTTTTTAGCTATTGTCTGGAACAATCATCAAGAAGAGAAACTAGATGTTTTATCTGATGATCAATATGATAAGTGGGTAGATGATTTCTTCAAGACAAGTTTCATAAACGCCCAAATGAGACCTTATTTTAATCGCCGTATTGTTCCCTTCTCACTGGATGAGATTAAGGTTGAGGAGCCAATAGAGAATCCATTTACTCAGGCAAATGGACTATTGTTAGAACAGTTCAAAGTTGCATGGAAGGATTTGGAACTACTCGAACAAATATCATCAAACCAGATAGAGGTAGACCGGATAAAATATGATGGAACAATTTATGAAGACGAGGTCCATCCTTATGGCGAGCAGAAAAAATATGTAGATGAAATGGTGAAGAAGGTAGGTGAAGTTGATAAGGACATTTATCATTACCTGTCATATAATGCAAAAGATGAAGACAGAAAATGGCTATGCCGACTATATGAGATCTTGTTCTATTCCTACCACATAAACAACATCACTCCACAACTGATGCAAGGAAGGGATTCTTTCTATCATGAGCTAAGTAGGAATATTGAACGCAATGAGGAACAGTTTGCTTTCCTAAGTGCAAATTTGAGTTCATATATAAGAGATGTGCAGGCGACCATAAAGCAATATGACTATGCCGCCCTGTCAGGAATATACCCAGAAGAGCACTTGATAAAGGCCCATGAATTCGCAAAGGAGGAAATCGTTCTTGATGATGGGATATCAGGGGAACTTGTCAACACAGTATTTCAGATTGTCGGAGAAATGTATATCGCCCATAAGGAACTGGAAGAGAGAGTAACCTATACTTTAGCAAAGATAGCCGATGTTTTCTTAACGAAAGGAAAAATCATCATGCCCTCAGAGACCGATGGAAGTGAAGCTGATGAAGCACCTGAAGAAGGGAATACGGAATCGGCAAATGAAGAAGAGATACACGATGGCAATGATGATCCCTTTGGGGCAAGTGAGTTAGCTAGCAATAATCTGCAGGAAGATATTGATGAGAACTCCGGTAGCATGCGTGTCCTGTTCATAGTTCTGGCAATCGTTGTCATAGGAGGCATCGGATACTCTATCTTTGACAACAATAACCATAGTACTACAAACAATATTGTAGCAGAGTCCTTACAGGACTATGAGGAACAAGATCCTGTACCACAACAATATAACAACATTGTGGAAGAAGATGAACAACAAACATTGGCTGAGAATGAGATCACTGATGGCAATGTTATCATTGCCATCCCAACAGGTGTAGTTGCTGTTAAGCAGGATGTCGGCGATGGCACCTTTGTATATGACCTTGTTAATGACAAGGAGAATCCTGTTTATGCTATTAGGGTTCTTAGCTCATATTCAAAAACATTTAGTAACAATGAATTCGAACAAATCTGGGCACAAGCCAAGCAACAGAATGAGGAAGGAACGGTTTCTGCAGATTATGGACAGCTTGTCAAAGGCTCAGTCGGCAATATGGAAAGTTACTCCAGGACAACTACCTACCATGGGGAAAGCGATTCTTATTGGCGTTTAATTGTTCTCAATAATTTCATGACGGGTCAAATAGCCATTTTATCTTGTTGGTATTCTAATGAAAACGATATACCTATCGATAAAATAGTTGCTGGAATCAGGTTTTAA
- a CDS encoding DNA translocase FtsK has protein sequence MDKVLIEIKKAINDFGTDIINERRLVYILSDYGVLKDLRAERRILMDIIDGGYSERILQHSMETGDPSLKICSYISEMHSRYGYQIKKLMFVFQWLVDGLGIKTVPFDTILHVKSDEEDIEEIIIEGKYSVKDPFSLIPNYHLPDLSLLKSGANVCSDDMSAVVEHVRTVLHDYNIEIENVDSYQTPVMNFLSFSLSSDVRMTKLIYLHDKISDALAPVGSRMLVPIPGTNRIGVELPKDNSSSISFFPAGIETGQGQFRGLHCSIGVEPDGTPFSFRLDEVGHVLISGMANSGKTNCIHSMMLSLMFCCNPCILKFAIISSNNASYHSYEKIARNYLAKSHSGKYIADDEDSTSMLLMDIEQEMVYRKELLSKSSSANIREYNTKYLSGDLNPEDGHEFLPYVVVIVDELSELNEIKSVNSVMANLVKNGQDSGICLVMATANRIKRTVMTYETMKGLHAKITFKHEDSIMAKAFSDTSDSTKLMPFGDLLYQDSSMVTTKRVSNALIDDSTKGIILHYLSTQPRGKNDYILKHSDRAGTNNNHSYSLQTDNELFIRAVKLIVSKGKCSEAILQKELRCSFNTAHSILLRLDELGVTRKNGGIRIVLDTQSDLETLLRGAD, from the coding sequence ATGGATAAAGTTCTTATAGAGATAAAAAAGGCGATCAATGATTTCGGCACGGATATAATCAACGAACGTCGTTTAGTTTATATCTTGTCAGATTATGGCGTTCTGAAGGACTTACGCGCAGAGAGACGTATTCTGATGGATATTATTGATGGCGGCTATTCTGAGAGAATCCTTCAGCATTCAATGGAAACCGGTGATCCAAGCCTGAAGATATGCTCTTATATATCGGAGATGCATAGTCGTTATGGTTATCAGATTAAGAAACTGATGTTTGTGTTCCAGTGGTTGGTAGATGGCCTGGGTATTAAAACAGTTCCATTTGACACAATACTACATGTAAAATCCGATGAGGAGGATATTGAGGAGATCATAATTGAGGGGAAATATAGCGTAAAGGATCCTTTTTCGCTTATTCCCAACTATCACTTGCCGGATCTTTCCTTACTGAAAAGTGGGGCAAATGTCTGTTCGGATGATATGTCGGCTGTTGTGGAGCATGTGAGGACTGTCCTTCATGATTATAACATTGAGATAGAAAATGTTGATTCATACCAGACTCCTGTGATGAATTTCTTGTCATTTTCACTATCCTCAGATGTCCGAATGACGAAGCTTATATATCTTCATGATAAAATATCGGATGCTTTAGCTCCTGTCGGAAGCAGAATGCTCGTTCCTATTCCTGGAACAAACAGGATCGGTGTCGAGCTCCCGAAAGATAACTCATCTTCAATTTCCTTCTTCCCAGCAGGAATAGAAACAGGGCAGGGGCAATTTAGGGGACTCCATTGTTCTATAGGTGTCGAGCCTGACGGGACTCCTTTCTCATTCAGACTTGATGAGGTCGGTCATGTCTTAATTAGCGGCATGGCCAATTCAGGAAAAACAAACTGCATTCATTCGATGATGCTTTCCTTGATGTTCTGCTGTAATCCATGTATTTTGAAATTTGCTATTATTTCTTCCAATAATGCGAGCTATCATTCATATGAGAAAATAGCTAGGAATTATCTTGCAAAATCACATAGCGGGAAATATATTGCTGACGATGAGGACTCCACAAGTATGCTTCTCATGGATATTGAACAGGAAATGGTATATCGAAAAGAACTTTTGTCAAAATCTTCGTCGGCCAATATCAGAGAGTATAATACAAAATATCTATCTGGTGACTTAAATCCTGAAGATGGACATGAATTTTTGCCATATGTTGTGGTTATTGTAGATGAATTGTCCGAACTCAATGAAATAAAGAGCGTCAACTCAGTAATGGCCAATCTGGTAAAGAACGGGCAGGATAGTGGAATCTGCCTGGTCATGGCTACGGCGAATCGTATCAAGAGAACAGTGATGACCTATGAAACAATGAAAGGCTTGCATGCGAAAATAACATTTAAGCATGAAGATTCAATTATGGCCAAGGCATTCTCCGACACCTCCGATTCAACAAAACTTATGCCTTTTGGAGATCTTCTTTATCAGGATAGTTCAATGGTGACAACGAAGAGAGTTTCCAATGCTCTGATTGACGATTCGACAAAGGGTATCATTTTGCACTATCTGTCTACGCAGCCGAGGGGCAAAAACGATTATATCCTAAAACATTCAGATAGGGCAGGAACCAACAACAATCATAGCTATTCACTACAAACTGATAATGAGTTGTTTATCAGGGCTGTAAAATTGATTGTTTCCAAAGGAAAGTGTTCAGAAGCAATTCTTCAGAAAGAACTTAGATGCTCTTTCAATACAGCTCATAGTATATTATTACGTCTTGATGAGCTTGGCGTAACACGCAAAAATGGCGGTATTCGAATTGTTCTTGATACTCAGAGTGATTTGGAAACACTATTAAGAGGGGCTGATTGA